A part of Arachis hypogaea cultivar Tifrunner chromosome 12, arahy.Tifrunner.gnm2.J5K5, whole genome shotgun sequence genomic DNA contains:
- the LOC112726975 gene encoding uncharacterized protein — protein MPAFLFTAKALCSLASRRSGVAQLIRRRGSNKFLGCRCLTSIAGGATNQIQSLGCHVAGFPFTGALNNSNAAVQTRHFLGCGDGEEGVLSKIYEEKRVLGYSPEQLFDVVAAVDFYHGFVPWCQRSEILRHYPNGSFDAELEIGFKFLVESYVSHVELERPKRIKTTVSQSTLFDHLINIWEFNPGPVPGTCNIYFLVDFKFQSPLYRQIASMFFKEVASRMVGSFTERCRLIYGPEVQVYERS, from the exons ATGCCGGCATTTTTGTTCACCGCGAAGGCACTCTGCTCCTTAGCGTCACGCAGAAGCGGCGTAGCTCAATTGATTAGGAGGAGAGGCAGCAACAAATTCCTCGGCTGTCGGTGCCTTACCTCCATCGCTGGCGGTGCCACCAATCAGATTCAGTCCCTTGGATGCCACGTTGCGGGTTTCCCGTTTACGGGAGCGTTGAATAACAGCAATGCTGCTGTCCAAACGAGGCACTTTCTTGGATGTGGAGATGGTGAAGAAGGTGTTCTCTCCAAAATATACGAGGAGAAGCGCGTTTTGGG GTATTCGCCAGAGCAATTATTTGATGTTGTTGCAGCTGTTGACTTCTATCATGGGTTTGTCCCCTGGTGTCAAAGGTCGGAGATACTTAGGCACTATCCAAATGGGTCATTTGATGCTGAGTTGGAGATtggatttaaatttcttgttgaaAGTTATGTTTCTCATGTTGAATTGGAGAGACCAAAGCGTATAAAG ACAACCGTTTCACAGAGTACCTTGTTTGATCATTTGATAAACATATGGGAATTCAATCCAGGCCCAGTTCCAGGGACTTGCAATATTTATTTTCTGGTggattttaagtttcagtcaccACTTTATAGACAG ATTGCATCTATGTTCTTCAAGGAGGTAGCCTCTAGGATGGTTGGTTCATTTACTGAGCGTTGCCGTTTGATATATGGACCAGAAGTGCAGGTCTATGAAAGGTCATAA